A stretch of Metabacillus sp. FJAT-52054 DNA encodes these proteins:
- a CDS encoding DUF1835 domain-containing protein gives MDIIQLKKIVKDMPEREVRSYLFHILLRIDMLDDKEYSLVDFSDDLKEIYNDILNPEEPKETITFDKGNYKKVHVIFGYSYLRQVLKELNVLEEDFIITFFDNFAVAPIRNLETENGQKERFDWIKNNFHDEETEVYVDYLQKALTQLSSIPENVPINIWVSENAHEQTGLLFTMHLLSDRKNNIYQVDTGKLYKELFKKKSKKFAPLFSGEITLEELQTIYKYSKENQKILSNLEPAEFKKHWLSLSENSGMLRIWENGEIKNVSEDYYDNFIIEKAKKVIGKKKGFIKSARLIGEVYGHIFQYIGDGFLEYRLRKLIEKGIFEYEGSLEAMAYYSIKFSKNGEPEKSS, from the coding sequence GTGGATATTATTCAGTTGAAAAAAATAGTTAAAGACATGCCAGAACGAGAGGTACGGTCATACCTCTTTCATATTCTTCTTAGAATTGATATGTTGGATGATAAGGAATATTCATTGGTTGATTTTTCAGATGACCTCAAAGAAATTTATAACGATATTCTTAATCCAGAAGAACCTAAAGAAACAATTACATTCGATAAAGGTAATTACAAAAAAGTCCATGTAATTTTTGGATACTCGTATTTAAGGCAAGTATTAAAGGAATTGAATGTTCTGGAAGAAGATTTTATTATTACATTTTTCGATAATTTTGCTGTTGCTCCAATAAGAAATTTAGAAACAGAAAATGGTCAAAAAGAAAGATTTGATTGGATAAAAAACAATTTTCATGATGAAGAAACAGAAGTTTATGTAGATTATCTTCAGAAAGCACTTACTCAATTATCGTCTATTCCAGAAAATGTTCCAATTAATATATGGGTTTCAGAAAATGCACATGAACAAACAGGTCTTCTTTTTACAATGCACTTGTTAAGCGATAGAAAAAACAACATCTATCAAGTTGATACTGGGAAATTATACAAAGAGTTATTTAAGAAAAAGTCTAAAAAGTTTGCTCCACTTTTTTCAGGCGAAATAACCTTAGAAGAATTGCAAACCATTTACAAATATAGTAAAGAGAATCAAAAGATTTTAAGCAACTTAGAGCCTGCAGAATTTAAAAAACATTGGTTAAGTCTTTCAGAAAACTCTGGTATGTTGAGAATATGGGAAAATGGTGAAATTAAGAATGTTTCTGAAGACTATTATGACAATTTTATAATTGAAAAAGCCAAGAAGGTAATAGGTAAGAAAAAAGGATTTATTAAATCGGCAAGGTTAATTGGGGAAGTATATGGACACATTTTTCAATATATAGGAGATGGATTTCTGGAATATAGGCTTAGAAAATTAATCGAAAAAGGAATCTTTGAATACGAAGGTAGTTTAGAAGCAATGGCATATTACAGTATTAAATTTAGTAAAAATGGTGAACCAGAAAAATCTAGCTAA
- a CDS encoding terpene synthase, which produces MISLHRILRLRDLEIFHVLKNGNILAYVVIEDTRNPFTEEDKKMDPLCYMDEEDINKTLNVLRISLVNDEALTEEDSFTLRTYFSDFVNHTNLTNFIIKEYIQEDLYDHDDNIESFNKILQNIGSNYIIKEFDEKNWIYLSQD; this is translated from the coding sequence ATGATATCACTTCATAGAATATTAAGATTACGTGATTTAGAAATCTTTCATGTACTAAAAAACGGAAATATTCTAGCTTATGTAGTAATCGAGGATACTAGAAATCCTTTTACTGAAGAAGACAAGAAAATGGATCCTTTATGTTATATGGACGAAGAAGACATAAATAAGACTTTAAATGTTTTAAGAATTTCATTAGTTAACGATGAAGCTTTAACAGAAGAAGATTCATTTACTTTGAGAACGTACTTTTCGGATTTTGTGAATCATACAAATTTGACGAATTTCATTATTAAAGAATATATTCAAGAAGACTTGTATGATCATGACGATAATATAGAGTCTTTCAATAAGATCTTACAAAATATTGGTTCAAATTATATTATTAAAGAATTTGATGAGAAAAATTGGATTTATTTATCTCAAGATTAA
- a CDS encoding CxxH/CxxC protein, translating into MKACADHVETAIDMYVDEHELAPEIMKIEETNRLSTTCELCENPAIYIVGE; encoded by the coding sequence ATGAAAGCATGTGCAGATCATGTCGAAACAGCGATAGATATGTATGTTGACGAGCACGAATTGGCTCCGGAAATAATGAAAATTGAAGAAACCAACAGGTTATCCACAACCTGTGAATTGTGCGAAAACCCAGCCATATATATAGTGGGGGAATAA
- a CDS encoding MFS transporter — translation MNTAELTRRHWLLIFTLALLTFVLGTSEFVIVGILTDISSSLHITNSAAGTLVSAFAMTFAIATPLVMSATSHFPKRKWMLFLIGAFIILNALCVISSSYILLLVLRMLTAIVTGVLISLAMMVASDTMPAAKRSLAISFVFGGFTLANVVGVPIGTVIADSYNWNATFLLTTFLGGLAFIAAFFILPELQNQARSSIRDQFSLLTHPRILMAFFIPSLGFGATYVVFTYLVPLLNEMAAPSQSISLILFGYGFISIFSNILAGKIASHNAIGRLRFVFLVQAIVLIALYWTTNDLIIGLINIGLMSLMAILLTTSTQLYLIDLAGIYQPKATGLAASLMPVASNVGIAFGSALGGLVYHQGDLMNVTWVGGLVAIAASVLTFVSYRLDQKEKDISRREKLRMS, via the coding sequence ATGAACACCGCAGAATTGACCAGGCGGCATTGGCTGCTCATCTTCACACTCGCTTTATTAACATTCGTACTCGGCACGAGCGAATTTGTAATCGTCGGAATCCTGACCGATATTTCGTCGAGCCTTCATATAACCAATTCAGCAGCAGGCACACTTGTTTCTGCTTTTGCGATGACATTTGCCATTGCAACACCACTCGTCATGTCCGCAACAAGCCATTTTCCAAAACGAAAATGGATGCTGTTTTTAATTGGAGCGTTCATCATTCTGAATGCCTTGTGCGTTATATCGTCAAGCTATATTCTGCTCCTCGTACTTCGAATGCTGACTGCGATTGTAACAGGCGTTTTGATCTCCCTTGCCATGATGGTGGCCAGTGACACCATGCCGGCTGCAAAACGCAGCCTGGCTATCTCATTTGTTTTCGGCGGTTTTACGCTCGCAAACGTAGTGGGCGTTCCAATCGGAACGGTCATTGCGGATTCGTATAACTGGAATGCAACCTTCCTGCTAACCACTTTTCTTGGAGGACTTGCCTTTATAGCAGCCTTTTTCATCCTGCCCGAGCTGCAAAATCAAGCCCGCAGCTCAATAAGGGATCAATTCTCTTTATTAACACACCCGAGAATCCTAATGGCCTTTTTCATCCCATCTCTTGGATTCGGAGCAACGTATGTTGTATTCACATACCTCGTGCCGCTCCTGAACGAAATGGCAGCGCCAAGCCAGTCCATCAGTCTCATCCTGTTCGGCTATGGATTCATCTCGATCTTCAGCAACATCCTTGCCGGCAAAATCGCCAGCCACAACGCGATTGGAAGACTCCGGTTCGTTTTTCTCGTCCAAGCCATTGTCCTTATCGCTCTATACTGGACGACAAACGATCTTATTATCGGATTGATCAACATCGGCCTGATGTCCCTAATGGCCATCCTGTTAACAACATCCACCCAGCTCTATCTAATCGACCTTGCCGGGATCTACCAGCCGAAAGCAACAGGCCTTGCCGCCTCATTAATGCCCGTTGCTAGCAATGTCGGGATCGCTTTTGGTTCCGCATTAGGCGGACTCGTTTACCATCAAGGGGACTTGATGAATGTGACCTGGGTTGGGGGACTGGTCGCAATTGCCGCGAGTGTGCTGACTTTTGTGAGTTATCGGTTGGATCAAAAAGAAAAAGACATCAGCAGGAGGGAGAAGCTGCGGATGTCTTGA
- a CDS encoding DUF5105 domain-containing protein, giving the protein MIRKGSLLVLTGMLMAVTAGCGGSGEKANAGSGKSKELDVSVADASYILTGEDDGVSEKDTGVLMVNLKVKNNSDSAFTISSMDGIKLYQGEKELSPKRDVYSSDLGLEPDMPGSIGADKEKTIPAFFEVEKGETYEIGIKPRSENYEDKLKEVTLKLDTEKYADSLDLMEDPAKALTAYIETIYLDKENPDFEKHVSADKRALQEEAKSSFNDGLKSNVYNSIPAQEVDKHYTSYKSVLAEKAKLKAEPKAYANDRAVVTLEYSTVPLDDSYETMSDLQSEYKEKTNDYDSKKAQSYALEKFDAVLNSLDVQQGRDPLEIKMIKKDDKWSVDTEDYNSERIVEVFASGSR; this is encoded by the coding sequence ATGATTAGAAAAGGAAGTTTACTAGTTTTAACGGGTATGCTGATGGCAGTCACAGCAGGATGCGGCGGCTCTGGGGAGAAGGCAAATGCCGGCAGCGGTAAGAGCAAGGAGTTGGATGTGTCAGTGGCGGATGCTTCATACATATTGACAGGTGAGGATGACGGCGTATCGGAGAAGGATACGGGTGTCCTGATGGTCAACTTAAAGGTAAAGAACAACTCAGACTCAGCTTTTACCATTTCTTCAATGGATGGAATCAAGCTATACCAAGGGGAAAAGGAGCTGAGCCCGAAAAGAGATGTCTATTCTTCTGATTTGGGACTGGAGCCAGATATGCCAGGGAGCATCGGAGCCGACAAAGAAAAGACTATCCCTGCTTTTTTTGAAGTAGAAAAGGGAGAGACATATGAAATTGGGATCAAACCTCGTTCCGAGAATTATGAAGATAAGCTAAAGGAAGTTACACTGAAACTGGATACAGAAAAATATGCAGACAGTCTGGATCTGATGGAGGATCCTGCGAAAGCTTTGACAGCCTATATCGAGACCATTTATCTGGATAAGGAAAATCCGGATTTTGAAAAGCATGTCTCCGCTGATAAGCGGGCACTTCAGGAAGAAGCAAAATCAAGCTTCAACGACGGCCTGAAAAGTAACGTATATAATTCCATTCCTGCTCAAGAAGTGGACAAGCACTATACCAGCTACAAATCCGTACTTGCTGAAAAGGCAAAACTTAAAGCTGAGCCAAAGGCATATGCCAATGACAGGGCGGTCGTTACGCTTGAATATTCCACAGTGCCTTTAGATGATTCATATGAAACCATGTCTGATTTACAAAGCGAATATAAGGAAAAAACCAATGACTATGACTCCAAGAAAGCTCAGAGTTATGCCTTGGAGAAGTTCGATGCTGTGCTGAATTCATTGGATGTCCAGCAAGGAAGAGACCCATTGGAAATTAAAATGATTAAGAAGGATGACAAGTGGTCGGTTGATACAGAAGATTACAATAGTGAAAGGATTGTGGAAGTATTTGCATCAGGGTCCCGCTGA
- the rlmH gene encoding 23S rRNA (pseudouridine(1915)-N(3))-methyltransferase RlmH, whose translation MNISIITVGKLKEKYLKQGIDEYLKRLGPYAKMEIIELADEKAPENLSEQDMKIVKDKEGERILAKISDDTHVIALAIQGKMKSSEQLAADLDRLATYGKSKVAFVIGGSLGLSDAVMKRANDTLSFSKMTFPHQLMRLILVEQVYRAFRINRGEPYHK comes from the coding sequence GTGAATATATCGATTATAACGGTAGGAAAACTAAAAGAAAAATACTTAAAGCAAGGAATCGACGAATATTTGAAGAGGCTTGGCCCTTACGCAAAAATGGAAATTATCGAGCTTGCAGACGAAAAAGCGCCCGAAAATTTAAGTGAGCAGGATATGAAAATCGTCAAAGATAAAGAAGGCGAGCGGATCCTGGCAAAAATTTCGGATGATACTCATGTCATTGCTCTGGCGATTCAGGGAAAAATGAAATCGTCGGAGCAGCTTGCTGCGGATCTGGACAGGCTTGCGACTTATGGGAAAAGTAAGGTTGCCTTTGTGATTGGCGGATCGCTTGGATTGAGTGATGCGGTGATGAAGCGGGCGAATGATACGCTGTCGTTTTCAAAGATGACGTTTCCGCATCAGCTCATGCGATTAATTTTAGTGGAGCAGGTTTATCGGGCTTTCCGGATTAATCGGGGGGAACCGTACCATAAGTAA
- a CDS encoding DinB family protein, whose amino-acid sequence MKRTDLLLNVLDSTFDQESWYAPFIHAIEGLTAEEANWKPSGEATKSIWENVNHLIYYKERLAAKLEGIEWTNNLDGDETFHLTHPSLDDHEWKVVVERSVSAQRNLRRVLSTISDSELDNDSLERKLLDIMLHDAYHTGQIIQLRKMQGSWPSKR is encoded by the coding sequence GTGAAACGAACGGACCTGCTTCTAAATGTACTGGATTCAACATTCGATCAAGAAAGCTGGTATGCACCGTTTATACACGCTATAGAAGGACTTACAGCTGAAGAGGCTAATTGGAAACCATCTGGTGAGGCGACAAAAAGTATTTGGGAGAACGTTAATCATCTTATCTATTACAAAGAAAGACTGGCTGCAAAATTGGAAGGCATTGAATGGACAAATAATCTCGACGGTGATGAAACTTTTCACCTTACCCATCCATCTCTTGATGATCATGAATGGAAAGTAGTGGTGGAACGTTCTGTAAGTGCCCAACGTAATTTAAGACGGGTGTTGAGTACAATTTCCGACTCAGAGCTCGACAACGATTCTCTGGAAAGAAAATTACTGGATATCATGCTTCATGATGCTTATCATACAGGTCAAATTATTCAATTAAGAAAAATGCAGGGCTCATGGCCTTCAAAAAGGTAA
- a CDS encoding recombinase family protein: protein MKTVGYIRVSSEGQNIARQKKSLKEAGCKEFYIEKLSGASMERPELQRMLDELEAGDTVIIHEISRLSRSTKDLLTIVEIIQSKGAGLKSITDKWLDLSDDNPMSEFLFTIFSGLAQFERKMIKQRQKEGIEIAKSQGKFKGRKTKLVEGGKEEQRMKAIIEAYKQGKSINDIRTTFKVGTGTIYRLLDREGIK from the coding sequence TTGAAAACTGTCGGATACATACGTGTTAGTAGTGAAGGTCAAAACATCGCTCGCCAAAAGAAGTCTTTGAAGGAAGCAGGATGTAAAGAGTTTTATATTGAGAAGCTTAGTGGTGCTTCAATGGAACGACCCGAACTACAAAGAATGTTAGATGAACTTGAAGCGGGTGATACGGTAATCATTCATGAAATAAGTCGCTTATCTCGTTCTACAAAAGACCTTCTAACAATTGTAGAAATCATCCAGAGTAAAGGAGCTGGATTAAAATCCATAACAGATAAATGGTTGGACTTATCTGATGACAATCCTATGAGCGAATTTCTTTTTACTATTTTTTCTGGTCTAGCACAGTTTGAACGTAAAATGATTAAGCAAAGACAGAAGGAAGGAATAGAGATTGCCAAAAGTCAAGGCAAATTCAAAGGGAGAAAAACAAAGTTAGTTGAAGGTGGCAAAGAAGAGCAAAGAATGAAAGCAATAATTGAAGCTTATAAGCAAGGGAAGTCCATTAATGATATTCGTACAACGTTTAAGGTAGGTACAGGTACGATTTATAGATTGTTGGATAGAGAAGGTATTAAGTGA
- a CDS encoding helix-turn-helix transcriptional regulator produces MNETSFGQELKKLRKHVGIPSKELSQKVGKAVTYVSQLERELIKNPSFDTCLQILLELGLNKENAERMLNYYGIHSKEEKQAELELAVKLDKELSWKINSGYYSKKFEQIERKRKLFLQLVDNHLETLGRYDNSRADMILSNLIELLKSEEKADLLFTLFENDFSKFDYMEMQLIFSNTMKDCKKLMTEKIINSFEEE; encoded by the coding sequence ATGAATGAAACTAGCTTTGGGCAAGAATTGAAAAAGCTAAGAAAACATGTTGGGATTCCATCAAAAGAATTATCACAAAAAGTAGGGAAAGCAGTCACTTATGTATCTCAGCTGGAACGTGAATTAATTAAAAACCCTTCATTTGATACATGTTTACAGATATTGCTAGAACTAGGTTTAAATAAGGAAAATGCCGAAAGAATGCTGAATTATTATGGAATACATTCAAAAGAGGAAAAGCAAGCTGAATTAGAATTGGCTGTAAAACTAGATAAAGAACTGTCATGGAAAATTAATTCTGGTTATTACAGTAAAAAATTCGAACAAATTGAAAGGAAAAGGAAATTATTTTTACAATTAGTTGATAATCATTTAGAAACGCTTGGGCGTTATGATAATTCAAGGGCTGACATGATTCTTAGCAATCTTATAGAACTGCTGAAAAGCGAAGAAAAAGCTGATTTACTTTTTACACTTTTTGAAAATGACTTTTCTAAATTCGATTATATGGAAATGCAATTAATTTTTTCGAATACAATGAAAGATTGTAAAAAGCTAATGACGGAAAAAATTATTAATTCATTTGAGGAGGAATGA
- a CDS encoding MBL fold metallo-hydrolase, producing MSLQFSVLASGSTGNAIYVEADGQSFLVDAGLSNKQLGLLMSQIGKSMDDLSGIFITHEHSDHIKGLGVAARKHKVPVYANGKTWNAMEKLIGEVPSEQKFHFETDTVKTFGGLDIQSFGVSHDAAEPMFYVFHHNGRKLALITDTGYVSDRMKGMIKDANSFVFESNHDVSMLRMGHYPWSIKRRILSDVGHVSNEDAALAMSDVIGDHTSRIYLAHLSKDNNMKDLARMSVQQTLESKGFVLGDGIGLYDTDPIKPTPLTAV from the coding sequence ATGAGCTTGCAATTTAGCGTACTTGCGAGCGGGAGTACGGGGAACGCCATTTACGTAGAAGCGGACGGACAATCTTTTTTGGTGGATGCCGGCTTAAGCAATAAACAGCTTGGCCTGCTCATGAGCCAGATTGGCAAAAGCATGGACGATTTGAGCGGAATTTTTATTACCCATGAACACAGCGACCACATTAAAGGCCTTGGGGTTGCTGCAAGAAAGCACAAGGTGCCGGTCTATGCGAACGGCAAAACATGGAATGCGATGGAAAAGCTGATTGGAGAAGTTCCGTCTGAGCAAAAATTCCATTTTGAAACCGATACAGTCAAAACATTCGGAGGCTTGGATATCCAGTCCTTCGGCGTCTCGCATGACGCGGCCGAACCGATGTTTTACGTCTTTCATCATAATGGGCGCAAGCTTGCCCTCATTACGGACACAGGCTACGTCAGCGACCGGATGAAAGGCATGATCAAGGACGCCAACTCCTTTGTGTTTGAAAGCAACCATGACGTCAGCATGCTCCGGATGGGGCATTACCCATGGAGCATTAAGCGCCGCATTCTCTCAGACGTCGGCCACGTCTCAAACGAGGATGCCGCCCTAGCAATGTCGGACGTCATTGGCGATCATACTTCCCGAATCTATCTTGCCCATCTCAGCAAGGATAACAACATGAAGGATCTCGCGAGAATGTCGGTTCAGCAGACATTGGAAAGCAAAGGCTTCGTTTTAGGCGACGGAATCGGCCTTTATGATACCGATCCGATAAAGCCAACTCCGTTAACAGCCGTTTAA
- the yycI gene encoding two-component system regulatory protein YycI codes for MDWSKTKTIFIFAFLILDLFLAWQYSQKLTTSKYDPIQKETIQDQLAAEEIKYPPLSPDNAELKLLAVKRHEFTEEELSALKDQEPAIDIQDQIGETESVLLQMKLKKPIKIEKDDLSKADSFVSSSLKFGSEYVFWSYNQEKAAITYFQRINGMTIYQGSDQPIGAVTLHLNDKREIISYEQTYVMESDQVQEQQEDTITAIEAIEQMYNENDLKYKSEITKMELGYYTEQAESNKQTLQPYWYVEVNGKEHYFVSAFEGQIVRPEKATK; via the coding sequence ATGGATTGGAGTAAAACGAAAACCATCTTTATTTTCGCTTTTCTTATTCTCGACCTGTTCCTTGCCTGGCAATACTCTCAAAAGCTCACGACGAGCAAATATGATCCGATTCAGAAGGAGACGATTCAAGACCAGCTGGCGGCGGAAGAAATTAAATATCCGCCTCTTTCCCCGGACAACGCTGAGCTGAAGCTATTGGCCGTTAAACGGCATGAGTTTACGGAGGAAGAGCTCTCCGCTCTTAAGGATCAGGAGCCGGCGATCGATATCCAGGATCAGATTGGCGAAACCGAATCGGTCTTGCTGCAAATGAAGCTGAAAAAACCGATCAAGATTGAAAAAGATGATTTGTCCAAAGCGGATAGCTTTGTTTCCTCCTCATTAAAATTCGGGAGTGAGTATGTGTTCTGGTCCTACAATCAGGAAAAAGCGGCCATTACCTATTTCCAGCGAATCAATGGGATGACGATTTATCAAGGATCTGATCAGCCGATTGGGGCCGTCACCCTTCATTTGAATGACAAAAGGGAAATTATCAGCTATGAACAAACGTACGTAATGGAATCCGACCAAGTCCAGGAACAGCAGGAAGATACCATTACAGCGATTGAAGCCATTGAACAGATGTATAATGAAAACGACCTGAAGTATAAAAGCGAGATTACCAAAATGGAGCTGGGCTACTATACGGAGCAGGCGGAATCAAATAAACAAACCCTGCAGCCATACTGGTATGTAGAGGTGAACGGCAAAGAACATTATTTTGTGAGCGCGTTTGAAGGGCAGATAGTCAGACCTGAGAAAGCGACTAAATAG
- a CDS encoding recombinase family protein: protein MKTKVALYVRVSTEDQAENGYSIDAQLNTLRNHCESLGKSIVEEYIDKGISGKSINGRNGLKRLLEDAKKGKFNEVIVWKISRLARNTIDLLKIVEELHKNNVIFRSYSENFETETPMGKFALQMMGAVAELERNTIVDNVKLGMTQRAKEGKWNGGSMLGYASKDKELIIIEDEANLVRYIFDLYIGGKGYKAIANKLNHEGYKTKRNKAFSINSVRTIITNPCYAGFIRFNQVENWNEKRRKGTNKTPVIVKGEHKPIISEDIWEKAKSILNQKSHKPAKTFTGTFPLTTLLRCPICGQGMIGHKAKKNKNGNEYIRYYQCGNFHYKGSSVCKSHLVNADIAEEYVFKKIEELTSKPSVLKGIVERVNREIKTHKQPIQNNLNYVTKSIRDNEKSIRKLMTIIETQDNFPQLILKRIEELEIKQNELIEKKKYLEFELNKPTVKEISFEQVSNILSAFSKILPTLPPEQQKDFLHSIINKITVYKGNSPSKRNIKDIELFFDVSSSPNYVLTYGTVPPD, encoded by the coding sequence ATGAAAACAAAAGTAGCATTATATGTACGAGTTTCTACAGAAGACCAAGCAGAAAACGGTTATTCCATTGATGCACAACTGAATACTTTAAGAAATCATTGTGAATCGTTAGGGAAATCAATCGTTGAAGAATATATTGATAAAGGTATTAGTGGTAAATCAATTAATGGAAGAAATGGACTAAAAAGACTATTAGAGGATGCCAAAAAGGGAAAATTTAATGAAGTTATTGTTTGGAAAATATCACGCTTAGCACGAAATACAATTGACTTATTAAAGATTGTTGAAGAATTACATAAAAATAATGTTATATTTCGCTCTTATAGCGAAAATTTTGAAACTGAAACCCCAATGGGGAAATTTGCTTTACAAATGATGGGGGCAGTTGCCGAACTTGAAAGAAATACAATCGTAGACAATGTAAAATTAGGGATGACCCAAAGAGCCAAAGAAGGAAAGTGGAATGGGGGCAGTATGCTAGGCTATGCTTCTAAAGATAAAGAGTTGATAATTATTGAAGATGAAGCTAACCTTGTTAGATATATCTTTGATTTATATATAGGTGGCAAAGGTTATAAGGCAATTGCCAATAAATTAAATCACGAAGGTTACAAAACAAAACGTAATAAAGCATTCTCAATAAATTCTGTAAGAACAATTATTACTAACCCCTGTTACGCTGGATTTATCCGATTTAATCAAGTTGAGAATTGGAATGAAAAAAGAAGAAAGGGAACAAATAAAACTCCTGTCATTGTTAAAGGTGAACATAAACCTATTATTAGCGAGGATATTTGGGAAAAAGCAAAATCCATTTTAAATCAGAAATCACATAAACCAGCTAAAACATTTACTGGTACTTTCCCATTAACAACATTGTTACGATGCCCAATTTGTGGACAGGGAATGATAGGACATAAAGCAAAGAAAAACAAGAATGGTAATGAATACATTCGTTATTATCAATGTGGGAATTTTCATTATAAGGGTAGCAGTGTATGTAAATCGCATTTAGTAAATGCTGATATTGCCGAAGAATATGTTTTTAAAAAAATTGAAGAACTAACATCTAAACCCTCTGTACTAAAGGGAATTGTAGAGAGGGTCAATAGGGAAATCAAAACCCATAAACAGCCAATTCAAAACAACCTAAATTACGTAACTAAGTCAATACGTGATAATGAAAAGAGCATTCGAAAATTAATGACTATCATTGAAACACAAGATAATTTCCCACAATTAATACTAAAACGAATTGAAGAACTAGAAATTAAACAAAATGAACTAATAGAAAAGAAAAAATACTTGGAGTTTGAATTGAATAAACCAACTGTTAAAGAAATTTCCTTCGAGCAAGTTTCAAATATTTTAAGTGCATTTTCTAAAATATTGCCTACTCTGCCCCCAGAACAACAAAAGGATTTTCTACACTCTATTATTAATAAGATTACTGTTTATAAAGGTAATTCCCCTAGTAAAAGAAACATCAAAGATATTGAATTATTCTTTGATGTTTCTTCTTCACCAAACTATGTGCTTACTTATGGTACGGTTCCCCCCGATTAA
- a CDS encoding trypsin-like peptidase domain-containing protein, with the protein MGYYDQDYQEPPRRQKGNRGGWFLAGITGAILGGLIVLFAGPTVNDFVNGNFQQEENNTGTNEPAGPEKQVSVNVSSDITNIVSKVSSSVVGVINIQQSGFWEEEEGSGEAGTGSGVIYKKDGGNAFIVTNHHVIEGATQVEISLSDGTRIKARILGSDKLTDLAVLQVSSDKIKNVAPFGDSDKVKPGEPSIAIGNPLGLQFAGSVTQGIISGTERAIPIDENGDGQPDWNSEVIQTDAAINPGNSGGALINIDGKVIGINSMKIAESSVEGIGLAIPVNIAKPVIEDLEKYGEVRRPFLGLSMRSLDEVSSYHQEETLKLPKSVTKGVVVFESDPISPAGKAGIKQMDVITQMDGKDIKDIIELRKVLYELKPGDTISITYYRSGKKQSADVRLGESQAQGS; encoded by the coding sequence ATGGGGTATTATGATCAGGATTATCAAGAGCCGCCTCGCAGGCAAAAAGGCAACCGCGGCGGCTGGTTTTTGGCTGGAATTACAGGAGCCATACTCGGAGGGCTCATCGTCCTCTTTGCCGGCCCGACCGTTAATGATTTCGTCAACGGGAATTTTCAGCAGGAAGAAAACAATACCGGTACGAATGAGCCCGCTGGCCCCGAGAAGCAGGTTTCGGTTAACGTCAGCTCCGACATTACCAATATCGTGAGCAAGGTATCAAGCTCGGTTGTCGGCGTCATCAATATCCAGCAGTCCGGATTCTGGGAAGAGGAAGAAGGCAGCGGAGAAGCGGGAACCGGCTCCGGTGTTATCTATAAAAAAGACGGCGGCAATGCCTTCATCGTAACAAATCATCATGTGATTGAAGGCGCCACCCAGGTTGAAATCAGTCTCTCCGACGGCACAAGAATCAAGGCCAGGATTCTCGGAAGCGACAAGCTGACCGATCTTGCCGTCCTTCAGGTAAGCAGCGACAAAATCAAAAACGTCGCTCCTTTCGGAGACTCCGACAAGGTCAAACCAGGTGAGCCGTCCATCGCGATCGGAAATCCCCTCGGCCTTCAATTTGCCGGGTCTGTCACGCAGGGAATCATCTCCGGAACGGAACGTGCCATTCCGATTGATGAGAACGGCGACGGACAGCCAGACTGGAACTCCGAGGTCATTCAAACCGACGCAGCCATCAATCCGGGTAACAGCGGCGGCGCCCTCATCAACATCGACGGAAAAGTCATCGGCATCAACTCCATGAAAATTGCCGAATCATCCGTTGAAGGAATCGGCCTCGCCATTCCTGTCAATATCGCGAAGCCGGTCATTGAGGATCTTGAGAAGTACGGAGAAGTAAGAAGACCGTTCCTTGGACTCAGCATGCGTTCTCTTGATGAAGTGTCGAGCTACCACCAGGAGGAAACACTCAAGCTTCCGAAGAGTGTGACAAAAGGCGTCGTTGTGTTCGAATCCGACCCGATCTCTCCTGCAGGAAAAGCTGGCATTAAGCAGATGGATGTCATTACGCAAATGGATGGCAAGGATATTAAGGATATTATTGAACTGCGCAAGGTGCTTTACGAACTAAAGCCAGGTGATACGATTTCGATTACGTATTACCGTTCAGGGAAGAAACAATCGGCGGATGTTCGGTTGGGGGAATCTCAGGCGCAGGGCAGCTAA